Part of the Longimicrobiales bacterium genome, ATGCCAGCTTTACCTTCGAGGATCAACTGTTTCTGCTCAGCGGGATCCGGGAACTTCTCCCCCACTCTCCCGCCGCTTAACTTTGGCCCGCTGTTACCGCCGCCGTCTTTCCCATGGCAGCTGGCGCAACGTTGCGACCACAAGTCACGACCGACCGTCAGCTCCCGGTCTGGTTCCCCGTCAGGGCCAAGAGGAACCTCCGGGGTGCCAGCCGAGCATCCGACGAATAACGCCGTCACCACGATCAGAAAGTAAAGAAGCCGACTCACCCAGCACTCCGACATGCAGGACCCTTAAGGCCCAGCAGGCGGTGTGCTTCGTTAGGAGCCGCCAGCAGATGGGGCGATATCGACGGAGTGTGGATCGAACTAGTCGGTGCGCAAGTGATGATGTTGGCCATATCGGGCTCGCCTCTCAGCCAAGCTTGGGCAACACGTCACCCGCAAGACGGCCAAGTTGCTCCTCGATGTCTTCGTATTTGTCACCGGGCATGCCTGGGAACAGCAGGAGGTTCTCGATGCCGATCTGCTCGTCGTACCAGGCGATCTGTTCGGCCACGTCCTCGGCCGTGCCGACCGCGAAGATCTTCTGATCGAGTGTCTCCTCGAGGGTCGGCACCAACCCCATGGGCGCCGGTTTGCCGTCGTCGCCCATGTAGCCCTTGCTCCAACCGTAGGGTCCGAGAAACTTCCAGAACTCGTCGTGGCCTGGTCGGATCGCCTCGACGGCCTTCTCGTGGGTGTCCTCGACCCGTGTGCTCAGAACCAGCATCCGGTTCTCACCCCGCTCGAGCGTGCGACCGTGGGTCTCCTCGTAGATCTCCGCATAGCGCTCCCAGAACATCTTCAGGAACTTGGGATTGATATTCCACCAGACACCACCCCAGCCCCACTTGGGAACCAGTTCGAGAGTCGGCGGTGAGGTGATGGCCTGCCACGTCTCGTACGGATACAGCGGTCGGGGCACCAGGGTCAGCTCCTCCACCTCGCCGCCCCGATCGGGGATCCCCGGCGGCGGGAAGTCGTAGTGCTTGCCGTGGAACGAGAACGTCTCCTGGTCAAGGGCCATCTTGATGATCTGCATGGCCTCCTCGAAATGTTCGCGATTCTCCTGATCGGCCGCGGCCTTATCCGGGTTGTCGAAGCTGCCGATCTTCGCTCCCAGCGTCTCGGCTTCGCGCGGCACGGTGCCCCGTCCCACCCCCAGGATCCCCCGACCTCCTGAGATGTTGTGAAGCGTGGCGAAGTCCTCGGCCAGTCGTAGTGGATGCCACTGCGGGACGACGTTGAACGCCATGCCGATCTTGATCCGTTCGGTGCGCTCGGCCAGGATTGTCCCGATGAGGATCCCGTTGGGGATCACCTCGTACCCCTCGTGCTGGAAGTGATGCTCGGTCAGCCAGTACGAGTCGAACCCGAGTTGCTCCGACACGACTCCCATGTCGATGATCCGTTCGGTGGTCTCCCAGATCTTCCGGGCGTCGGAGCGACGATCAGTCGGTGCCGGCGGGCCCGACCCGGCGTCCTCCATCTCGACGCCCCCGAAAAGAAACACTCCTGTGTGCATGTTTA contains:
- a CDS encoding LLM class flavin-dependent oxidoreductase translates to MHTGVFLFGGVEMEDAGSGPPAPTDRRSDARKIWETTERIIDMGVVSEQLGFDSYWLTEHHFQHEGYEVIPNGILIGTILAERTERIKIGMAFNVVPQWHPLRLAEDFATLHNISGGRGILGVGRGTVPREAETLGAKIGSFDNPDKAAADQENREHFEEAMQIIKMALDQETFSFHGKHYDFPPPGIPDRGGEVEELTLVPRPLYPYETWQAITSPPTLELVPKWGWGGVWWNINPKFLKMFWERYAEIYEETHGRTLERGENRMLVLSTRVEDTHEKAVEAIRPGHDEFWKFLGPYGWSKGYMGDDGKPAPMGLVPTLEETLDQKIFAVGTAEDVAEQIAWYDEQIGIENLLLFPGMPGDKYEDIEEQLGRLAGDVLPKLG